From Bombina bombina isolate aBomBom1 chromosome 1, aBomBom1.pri, whole genome shotgun sequence:
aaacctttgactcctccttggagtctcaatttagttctttcagttcttcagggggttccgtttgaacccttacattccgttgatattaagttattatcttggaaagttttgtttttagttgcaatttcttctgctagaagagtttcagaattatctgctctgcagtgttctcctccttatctggtgttccatgcagataaggtggttttacgtactaaacctggttttcttccaaaagttgtttctaacaaaaacattaaccaggagattatcgtaccttctctgtgtccgaaaccagtttcaaagaaggaacgtttgttgcacaatttgggatgttgttcgcgctctaaaattctatttagattgctacaaaggattttagacaaacatcttccttgtttgttgtttattcaggtaaaaggagaggtcaaaaagcaacttctacctctctctctttttggattaaaagcatcatcagattggcttacgagactgccggacggcagcctcccgaaagaatcacagctcattccactagggctgtggcttccacatgggccttcaagaacgaggcttctgttgatcagatatgtagggcagcgacttggtcttcactgcacacttttaccaaattttacaagtttgatacttttgcttcttctgaggctatttttgggagaaaggttttgcaagccgtggtgccttccatttaggtgacctgatttgctccctcccttcatccgtgtcctaaagctttggtattggttcccacaagtaaggatgacgccgtggaccggacacacctatgttggagaaaacagaatttatgtttacctgataaattactttctccacggggttgtcgggcccacggcccgccctggtttttttaatcaggtctgataatttattttctttaactacagtcaccacggtaccatatggtttctcctatgcaaatattcctccttaacgtcggtcgaatgactggggtaggcggagcctaggagggatcatgtgaccagctttgctgggctctttgccatttcctgttggggaagagaatatcccacaagtaaggatgacgccgtggaccggacacaccgttggagaaagtaatttatcaggtaaacataaattctgttttttctccatttccgttcgatcaaatgactggggttgtgggtaagggagtgattctcagcagtttaactgtggtgctctttgccttctcctgctggccaggagtgatgttcccaacagtaattactcaagccatggactcaccatatccggaaataaataaatttattaggtaagcataaatttagttttttttgtaattattaatattaatatgggTCTTGCAAGATCTATTTTGTAAGTGGATTAAATCATAAATGCCACATTTGTCATATGTGTGGTACCATGGCTTAAGGCCACAGATCATTTCATTAGTGAAATTCTTTTGCCTTGTTATACCAAGAATGAGCCATCTGCAGAACAATTCTATTAAAGAGCCACAAGGTCTCCTGTGCGCACCTCTTACTAAATCAGTAGTTTTTGGTAAACACACATAAAAGAAGAAACATAATTTACATTTATTCTTGTGAGTGCTGCAGATATCTGCACAGAACAAGGGGTAttggcacacactcacacatgcacacaaattgtATAGCTGCCTAAAATCACCTATTCTATTAGTCCTTATCACACAATGATGTCAATCAGTCACCACTCTacaaggggctagattacgagtggtgcgctaacatttgcataagtgaaaaggggtttatcgaggcTCTTTGCACGTTTCTGAAGTAGCATGGTAATTCAAGTTGAAAgaacgcaatttaatttaacacacatcaggatagtgcgacttcagagctctggttaactgttacgcaacacAAAAACGTTTTATTTTCTTAGACCTGCTTCTATTGCGTATTAATATTTTACTTAGATCCTGCCCATTGGCTCTTCACTAATCCATGAGTTCTTACTAACCCAGATGCTTCAGAGATCTGTCGACACTTCCATGCAAGATGAAGATGTTCTGGATAAAGTTTATGGGAAACCTATTTACCAAGGGAATCGCAGCACCCTCAAGAAAGGACCATACCTGCGCTTTAGCTCACCATCACCCAAGTCCAAACCTCACAGGCCCAGGATTCTGGAGACTGTAAGAGGTCCGTGAGTCATAAACAATAAGCTCTTTTACTAGTTAATTGCTTAGTATTGTTTCTCATGTTTGAGGAACTTTAGCTGATGGTATTTACTGTCTAAGCTAaggaaatagataacattgtgttggtCAGCACATTTATTTAATCTTTCTGTCTTATACTCCCTAAGCAAACCTTTTCCAAGGAATTGTACTCTTAAATATAAACTGCATAATTATTTCTTATAACCTCTGTGTTCTTAAGGTATTAAACAGAAGTCTGCAAAAACACAGACCAGTGCTACCGGGTGTAAGGTGACTCTAACCAAGCTGAAAAGCCAGGAGCGCTTTTTGCCCATGATGCAAGAGCCGCAGTACTTGTTCAGTCCCACCGGACAGTCCGTCAGCATGTCTGCACCAATGGAGGGACACCTCATCCCAATGGCAATTCCTCTAGGTACAGGAGAGTGCTGCAATGTGCAGATCACTGGGCCAAGTATTGTCTCTGCTTActctgtctaaccctaacatacaGCTTGTTAAATCCCAGAACCACAGTGCCTAGTGTTTTACATCTGGCTACTAACTTTTtagtatctttaaaaaaataatgctttTGGTAGCTGTTATACTTTTGTCACCCCGTTCAGTGTAACAGAggtctaaagggatatgaaacccaaacattattttgtaaattataacagaacatactattttaaaaagtttccaatttacttctattctcaaatttacttcattgccatgatattctgtgttgaagagatacctaggtagcatctgtagctctacatgacaggaaatagtgctgccctctagtgctcttgcatatggataacattagcgctacatgacaggaaatagtgctgccctctagtgctcttgcatatggataacattagtactacaggacaggaaatagtgctgccctctagtgctcttgcatatggatagcattagcgctacatgacaggaaatagtgctgccctctagtgctcttgcatatggataacattagtactacaggacaggaaatagtgctgccctctagtgttcttgcatatggataacattagtgctacatgacaggaaatagtgctgccctctagtgctcttgcatatggataacattagtactacaggacaggaaatagtgctgccctctagtgctcttgcatatggataacattagtactacaggacaggaaatagtgctgccctctagtgttcttgcatatggataacattagtgctacatgacaggaaatagtgctgccctctagtgttcttgcatatggataacattagtgctacatgacaggaaatagtgctgccctctagtgttcttgcatatggataacattagtgctacatgacagtaaatagagctgccctctagtgttcttgcatatggataacattagtgctacatgacaggaaatagtgctgccctctagtgttcttgcatatggataacattagtgctacatgacaggaaatagtgctgccctctagtgctcttgcatatggataacattagtgctacatgacaggaaatagtgctgccctctagtgttcttgcatatggataacattagtgctacatgacaggaaatagtgctgccctctagtgctcttgcatatggataacattagtgctacatgacaggaaatagtgctgccctctagtgttcttgcatatggataacattagcgctacatgacaggaaatagtgctgccctctagtgctcttgcatatggataacattagtactgcatgacaggaaatagtgctgccctctagtgttcttgcatatggataacattagcgctacatgacaggaaatagtgctgccctctagtgttcttgcatatggataacattagcgctacatgacaggaaatagtgctgccctctagtgttcttgcatatggataacattagcgctacatgacaggaaatagtgctgccctctagtgttcttgcatatggataacattagcgctacatgacaggaaatagtgctgccctctagtgttcttgcatatggataacattagcgctacatgacaggaaatagtgctgccctctagtgttcttgcatatggataacattagcgctacatgacaggaaatagtgctgccctctagtgctcttgcatatggataacattagcgctacatgacaggaaatagtgctgccctctagtgctcttgcatatggataacattagtgctacatgacaggaaatagtgctgccctctagtgttcttgcatatggataacattagcgctacatgacaggaaatagtgctgccctctagtgttcttgcatatggataacattagtgctacatgacaggaaatagtgctgccctctagtgctcttgcatatggataacattcttgcaaaactgctgtcatatagtgttccagaaatgggccagctcctaagcatatacGTCTTTTcttttcaatgaaagataccaagagaataaagaaaaattgataatagaagtaaattagaaagttgtttaaaatcactgctctatctgaatcatgaaagaaacattttgggtttcatatcctccTAAGAAAATCCTGATGTGTTCTGCATTGAAATGAATACttagtacctatttaaactaaatatgtGTACTcactaaaccttaaagggacactaaacccacatttcttctttcatgattcagatagagcaggcatttttaagcaactttctaatttactcctattatcaatttttcttcattctcttgctgtctttatttgaaaaagcaggaatggtgCCAGCCtattttggctacatttagccatccaatcagcaagcacagcccaggttctgaacctaaaatgggccggatccaaagcttttattcctgctttttcaaataaagatatcaagataacgaagaaaaattgatattaggagtaaattaaaaagttgcttaagctctatctgaatcatgaaagaaaaaatgtgggtttactatccctttaactatatagtATAGGACActtttttgtaattaaagggacagtctacacaaacattgttattgtttaaaaagctaggcaatgcctttactagccattcccagctttgcacaactagcgttgttataatattatactttaaacctttaatttctgcctgtttcaaaggctctatagacagcctcttatcacatgctttatttgctTTTCCTCAACAAGAGAtggatagttcatgtgggccatatagagaacattgtgctcacgcccgggaagttatttaagagttagcacaacaaagtactaaatgcaactcaatagattttaaatagtcacagtcatgtggtcaaggggctgtcagaagattcttagatacaaggtaaaaacagaggtaaaaagtgtattaatataactatgttggttatgcaaaactagggaatgggtaataaagggattatctatcttttaaaacataaaaattctagagcagactgtccctttaaagatgttaaAAAATGAAAGCACATGTTTTTACATAATAATTTTAAGGTTAATCTACACCCATTTAACGCCTGTGATCTGATACATAGGAGTGCACTTCTGCAGAGCCCCTGCTTGTTCTGTCTAGATGTGCGTAATTTATTTGTGTGTCTGGTGACTGCCATGCAGTTTATTCCCTTATTTGTTGTGGGTGCGTTGGTCAATATTTTTGCTGCAAACTAACTTTAAAAGTTTCTTATTGGATCATTGCCATGCTAAGGGGCCAACACTATGCCCTATGTTAGCCAAACTAATAATGATGctcttattttttattataggaAGATCACGGTTTGATGGGGTTTGTCCTTTGCCTTCTTCTGTAACTCTTACCCGACCTCACTCTGTAACAATTACTACATCTATTCCATCCTCACCGCCAAAACCACAAGCAAGAACCGTCAAGCCAAATGTGGCAGTGCTAGAAGTTTTATCAGAGAAAAAAGACCCCCCACAACTCTCAGTCCAGGTAGGCGATCACTGTCACCTGCCATGAGTCATGTCTGGTTTTGGGttggttatttttgtttttacactCATCTCCGTGTTTATACTTTTGGTCTTTCTTGTcttctgttaactttttttaaaataacaattttttaatACGTTCTTTTGCCAAATAAAAGCCTAAACTCATCAGCACTCAGTTGTGTTGAATCAAGCTGATGAACTCTCAGCCCTGTAAATTGTTGTAAAGCAGCATTTATATTGCAGTTTGATTAAAGAAACTGTAAACACCTTGTGcttgttttatataatgtttagttatgtgcaatgATACTCCTTTTCAAATACTTTAATTATTAACGTTACCCCCATTTTCATGGAATTAGCTCTGAAAACTGAGTTTTCTAAGTTAAGTTTAAAATGCACCCTGTTGgttaaatctgttacatatctgtcGCTAATTGGCTTTagtcaactgcaaaacaatgtactttatactaactttatgatgcCTTGatgtttattattgtatttattattattattgttgtttatttataaagcgccaacatattatgCAGTGCTCTAACATTTAAGTACACAGTTATAGAGTgaaataatcagaagacatttacctAATTCactagggtagagggccctgtccttgagtcactgtaagctgtaaaccatctttacataaaatgGTCAACAGGGCAGGTGGACCCGTGAGCTTACAATCTAAATGAAGTACATGGGGAAGTTGAGGGAGAGGGAAACAAGTAGTAGAGACATCTTGAAATAAGTTGTATGCATCATTGAACAGATACGTTTTTAAGGGACACATGAAGGCTTTGAGACTAGAGGAAAATAACTAAGCGAGACAAGGAGTTCCATATGGTACATGCAGTTCTAGAGAAGTCTTGCAGACAagagtgtgaggaagtaatgagagatgaggagagaagtaGGTCTTGGGCAGAGCGGAGATGGTGGGTTGGGAAAtatttgcagacaagggcagaGATATTGGAAGTTGCAGTGTTGGTGAGGAATTTCTATGTTAGGGTCAAAGTTTTGAATTTGTTCTTGAGGCTAAGGGATGTCAGTAGAGgtgttggcaaagaggtgcagcagatgtggagCGCTGCTTAAGTAAAataagcctggcagatgcatttatgaTGGATTGCAGTGGGGATAGGTGGTAGCTTGGGAGACTAGAgaagacagaattgcagtagtcaagacaGGAANNNNNNNNNNNNNNNNNNNNNNNNNNNNNNNNNNNNNNNNNNNNNNNNNNNNNNNNNNNNNNNNNNNNNNNNNNNNNNNNNNNNNNNNNNNNNNNNNNNNNNNNNNNNNNNNNNNNNNNNNNNNNNNNNNNNNNNNNNNNNNNNNNNNNNNNNNNNNNNNNNNNNNNNNNNNNNNNNNNNNNNNNNNNNNNNNNNNNNNNNNNNNNNNNNNNNNNNNNNNNNNNNNNNNNNNNNNNNNNNNNNNNNNNNNNNNNNNNNNNNNNNNNNNNNNNNNNNNNNNNNNNNNNNNNNNNNNNNNNNNNNNNNNNNNNNNNNNNNNNNNNNNNNNNNNNNNNNNNNNNNNNNNNNNNNNNNNNNNNNNNNNNNNNNNNNNNNNNNNNNNNNNNNNNNNNNNNNNNNNNNNNNNNNNNNNNNNNNNNNNNNNNNNNNNNNNNNNNNNNNNNNNNNNNNNNNNNNNNNNNNNNNNNNNNNNNNNNNNNNNNNNNNNNNNNNNNNNNNNNNNNNNNNNNNNNNNNNNNNNNNNNNNNNNNNNNNNNNNNNNNNNNNNNNNNNNNNNNNNNNNNNNNNNNNNNNNNNNNNNNNNNNNNNNNNNNNNNNNNNNNNNNNNNNNNNNNNNNNNNNNNNNNNNNNNNNNNNNNNNNNNNNNNNNNNNNNNNNNNNNNNNNNNNNNNNNNNNNNNNNNNNNNNNNNNNNNNNNNNNNNNNNNNNNNNNNNNNNNNNNNNNNNNNNNNNNNNNNNNNNNNNNNNNNNNNNNNNNNNNNNNNNNNNNNNNNNNNNNNNNNNNNNNNNNNNNNNNNNNNNNNNNNNNNNNNNNNNNNNNNNNNNNNNNNNNNNNNNNNNNNNNNNNNNNNNNNNNNNNNN
This genomic window contains:
- the LOC128652400 gene encoding TALPID3 protein; translation: MLQRSVDTSMQDEDVLDKVYGKPIYQGNRSTLKKGPYLRFSSPSPKSKPHRPRILETVRGIKQKSAKTQTSATGCKVTLTKLKSQERFLPMMQEPQYLFSPTGQSVSMSAPMEGHLIPMAIPLGRSRFDGVCPLPSSVTLTRPHSVTITTSIPSSPPKPQARTVKPNVAVLEVLSEKKDPPQLSVQVGDHCHLP